The genome window TTTTCGCGCTGACACCATTGCCGGTGAACGAGAGGGTGCCGTTGATGTTTTCCTGGGTTGGATTTGTCAGGGTGAAGAGACCGCGAGCGGGCATTCCATGGAGTGGGGTGACGCTGGCGCGGCGTGGCTGGATATCAGCGACGTCATTTTTGTTCGTCTCCTGATCGGTGGCTGCTTTGGGCAGGGGCCTGGCCAGCATTGTTTTGATGCGTTGGCTGAATGCCTGCGGCACTTTCCGGTTTTTAAGGGCTTGTGTAGCCATGCTGGCGGCGTTCTTGGCGGCGGTGCTGGCACCCATGGCGGAATAAATTTCGGCCAGCGTGCGGTAGGCGCCGGGCAGGCGAGTAAAAACATCGAACGACTCTAGCAGCCGAATGAGCTCGCGCTGGATTTTCAGGGCGTCATCGAGTCGGCCCGTGGCGATGAGGTAACGGGCGTAGATGTGATAGAGCTCAATTTCATCGGTCTTGATACCTCCCTGGCGTGCGGTGGTGAGCAGTTTGATCAGGAGCGGCTCGATGTCATCGGTCATGCCCGCATCGAGACGGTGTCCGCACCAGGCCATGTCTGCAAGGAAACGACTGCGGGGGCTGGTTTTTTCCGAGTTGCGGAGGCTATCAAGAAGTTCCCACGCCTTGTCCGGTGAGCCACTGCGGAACAGGATGTCTACTTTGTAACGGGTGAGTCTATCCATGTCATCAGCCGTCGGGTATGCCGTGAAATCGTAAAGCAGCTTGCGTTGTTTGTTGATTTTCTGGATGGCTGCTGCGGCAGGTGTTTTTCCTTTGAGGAATTCGTAATAAGCGACTTCACCCACCGCCGAGCTGACGATGTGAGTGTGATGGCCCAGTTTGGGTTTGAACTTGGTGATCTCGCGGTATTCGTTCAGGGCAAGTTCTTGTAAGTCGAGAAATTGATAGCTGTGTGCCATTGCCAGAGACGCCCATCGCCAGAGGTCGAGGCTGTAGTCGACGCTGATTTTGGAGGCGTTTACTTTGGGTCGACTGGAATACCAACGCACACCCATGGCACCCTTTTTCCTGGCCACATGGGCCTGCTCAAGCGCCCTGCGCCATTTGCCCTCGGCGAGATCCTGGGATGCCAGACACGCAAACAGCTGGCTATTACGAGGATCGATCAAGCCCCGGGTGAGCTTGCGGTCCTTGAACTCAGGGAAGTTATTTAGAACCGGTTTTTTTCCGGGTAAGCGGTTGATTTCGATATCTGTCCCGAGCCCTTCACCGAGCTGGTTGACCTCGCGTGTCATCAGCTGCCGCGCATCGTTGTATCTTGCCCGGCTCATGTAGTGGCGGTGAAGGTCCAGTGTGATCTTGCCATACCAGTAACCTTCCCCGTTTTCCCGGCTGTGGTTGTAGATCCATTCTAACAGCATGCCGGCCCATTCCGGATCGTTTAATCCAGACCCCATAAAGGCGGCGTTATACGCATAGCGGTAAAAATCATATTGCGCGAAGGCCGGCACTTGATCGTTATCGAAGATGTCGGGAGCCACCCTGTTCAACTCGGCGATGGCCTTTACCGAGCCTTGTTCTTTCTGAAGTTTGTATGCCTTCATGAACAGATCGTTGGCCGGCTGGTAAACCTTGGGCGCTTTGAAGGTGGTTGGTTTTTCTGCGAAGACGGGGGCTGACACGGCCGCGGCGCAGACGATGAGGATGGCTTTTTTCATGAAGCAATGTGCGGGTTGGAAAACGGATTGGGCGGGGGCGATGGTTGAGCTGTTAGTTACGGCAGCAATTTTGAATCGGGTGTTGGGAAACCCGAATCGCTTAGTTTCTGGGCTTCGGCGACTTCTTCGCGAGTAAAGCTGAAGCGGCTTCGCATGATAAACAGAGTATGATCACTGATTGTGTAATGGGACTTCCTTGCGCTGAGCATGCAGGCGTAGCCGCGGATACGAGCCTGACGGGTGGTGCCCAGGGGGGTGTCCGGGTGGAGGAGAACCCTGCCGGCGTGGGCGGTGGCAACGCCACAAATTCCCAGGTAGGGTCGGGCTGTTTCCAGGCATTTCCGCAGGTCTTTTTTTAACCCGAGGCCGCCCTTGAAGTATAATTCGCAGATGAAGTGAATGGCCGTGTGCATCTCCTGGTGTGACATGGCTGGAGGGACGTCTTTGTAAGCATCGAGGTAGGCTTGATAAAACTCGACCGCTAGTTTCCAATCGAGATCACGGAAGGTGTAGCCCGGTGCGTGTTGGTGGGCTGCTCCTAGCTCGAAGCTGGATTGTGCATGGCCGTGCTGGTGAGACAGCAGCAGCATCTGGTACCAGTCCTCACCCGGGAGTTGTAGATGGGTGCGGCGCATCAGTTTGCGTGCGAGCAGGAACCTGCCGTGATTGCTACCGCGGGCAGCTGCCTTACGCAGCAGGGTAAGGATCTCGTTTTCGTTGCCACCTGCTTTTTTTGCCATCAAGAACTCAGCCAGGGCGACACAGGCATAGGTGGAATTCGCGTCGGCGCTCATTCTGAGATATTTGATCGCGAGATCCTGCTTGCCGGTTTTCCGATAATAATCGGCAAGGTTATTCATGGCGTGATGGTTGCCTTTTTCGAGTGCGAGGTGTTCCAGCGTCTTCAGGGCTTTTTGGGTAGCGCCGGGTTGGTTGTCAGGCCGGCGAAGGTCCAGATTGGCGAGCAGTGTAGATGCTTCCTCACTACCGGCATCCCTGGCTTTCTGAATCAATGCCAGCCCACGGTCAGAGTCGGACTGGTCCTTTGCTTGGGAATAGAGAACCCAGCCATGGATCATCATGCCGCGGAGATCGCCGAGTTCCGCCGCTTGTTTGTGGTCGGCGTTGGACTGTTTGCGGTCGGCTCGGGTTCCGATGCCGTAATAGCGGCAAAGGCCCAGGCCGACAAAGGCGCGGGGGATTTCACCTGCCGCACCTTTCTCGAAAGTCTGGTAAATGGCGTTTTCATCGAAGTCTTTGGTTTTTCCTTCGAGCGCGCGGTAGGCGAGTTCGACCTGTGCGGCAAGTCGGCCGGATTCCGCCCTTTTGCGGAGGGTGACGAGGTCAAGTTGCGTCAAGTCCTCCGCAGCAGCATCGATGGTGATTGTTAGGCAAGCGAGGAGAAGGCCGAATACAAAACAGATAGAACGTCTCATGCTGACTAACCGATATCAATGATCGGCCCCATTTTCAAGGGGAATCGAATACCGTTTTGTTCCAGTCAGAGCCGGTATTTGCCCCGCTTGAGTTAGATGGTCATCGCCGAGAAGCCGCCATCGATGACGATTTCGGTGCCGGTGATAAACGAGCCGGCGTTGTTGGAGGCGAGCATGAGCGTGGCGCCGGTGAGTTCGTTGGCGGTGCCGAAACGTGACATCGGGGTGTGGCGGAGGATTTCCAGGGCACGGGTTTCATCACCCTGGCGAGAGGCTTGTTCTGATGGGAAAAAGCCGGGCACGAGGGTGTTGACCCGGATATCGTGCTCGGCCCATTCGCGGGCGAGGTTTTTGCTGAGGTTATGCACGGCGGCCTTGGCGGCAGAGTAGGCGAAGATACCGGAAACGGGCATGCTGCCAGCCATGGAGCCCATGTTGATGATGCTGCACGGCTCATGGTGATCGATAAAGAACTGCCCGAAAATCTGGCAGGCGTTAAAAACGCTTTTGAAGTTCACGGCCATGAGGTGGTCGAGTTCATCCTCGGTGATTTCGAGGAAGGGAGTGCCTGAGCCAAGACCGGCGCCATTGACCAGGACATCGACTTTTCCGGACCTGAGTAACACGGTGGAGAGGAGGTCATCGATTTCCTGACGTTGGCTGACATCGGCTTTATGAAACCAGGATTTTCCGCCGAATTCATCGATGGCGGCAAGTTTGTCGATGGCGTTTTCCGGGTTGCGGCCGACGAGGACAACCTCGGCACCGGCGCGGGCCATGGCGATACCCATGCTGCCGCAGAGGTTGCCCGTGCCGCCGATGACAACGGCGACATGTCCGGTGAGGTCGAAGAGGGATTTGATCTGTTCCATGGGTCCTGGTTTTCAGGGTTTGCAGCTGGGAGTTTGGCCGTTACATCTTTTTCTCGATCATCGCGTTATCGCGGAGGCGCTTCATCCAGCGGTCGTGTTTGGCTTTGTTTTTGCGGGCGCGGACACGGGCTTCGATTTCGGGTCGGACTTTATTCAAAGACGGTGCTGGGCCGTAGTGTTTTTTATCGAGTCGGACAATGGTGTAGCCGCGGCCGTCCTCCAGGGGGCCGAGGACTTTTCCAATCGGGGTTTCCATCAGGATGGCAGCGAATGCCGGGGAGAGGTCGGTGCGTTTGGTTTTCTCTACCTTGCCGCCCTCGGCGGCCCAGGCATCCTTCGAGTGTTGTTTGGCGAGCTCTTCGAAATTGGCACCCTTTTCGAGTTTGCCCACGATATCCTCCGCCAATTGCAGCTGGGTTTCGGCGGTTACGAGAGCATTCTGGGGGTCGGTTTTAGGGATATAGATCTTGTGGTATTCGAGCGCGTCGCCTGTGGTGTCGCGCAGCTTGATTTTGTGTTTGTTGTACTCGGCGGCGACCTCGTTAGGGAGTGGCGGCACGGCGTTTTTAAACTGCTGGGAGCGCATTGCCTGGACGACGAGTTTTTTCTCGGTTTCACGGCGGTGCTGTGCCGGGGTGACACCGGCCTGGCGGAGTGATTTGTTAAACTCGTTGCGGTTGTTATTGTAGAGCTCACGGACCTGGCGGTCGATTTCCTGGTCGATCAGGTGGGCGGGGATCTTGCCGTCGCCGTTGGTCTTGACCCGGAACTCGGAAAGGATCAGCTCGCGCTCGATGAGGCTGTCGAGGATCTCGTCTTTGGCTTTTTTGAGTAGAGCGGAATACTGGGGGCCTTTGCGGGGCATGGAGGCGTCCAGTTGTTGCCGATAGGGGGTCAGGTGGTAGTTGACCTCGTTCTTGGTGATCACGCGGCCATTTACCTTGGCGGCGATGCCGGTGACCTCGCGCGCGGTGGCGGCGGTGGAAAGCAGGGAAAGGCCTGTAACGGGAATCAATGAGAAGCGGAGGATGAAATTGAGTATGGTCATTGTTGGGAGG of Akkermansiaceae bacterium contains these proteins:
- a CDS encoding sel1 repeat family protein; this encodes MRRSICFVFGLLLACLTITIDAAAEDLTQLDLVTLRKRAESGRLAAQVELAYRALEGKTKDFDENAIYQTFEKGAAGEIPRAFVGLGLCRYYGIGTRADRKQSNADHKQAAELGDLRGMMIHGWVLYSQAKDQSDSDRGLALIQKARDAGSEEASTLLANLDLRRPDNQPGATQKALKTLEHLALEKGNHHAMNNLADYYRKTGKQDLAIKYLRMSADANSTYACVALAEFLMAKKAGGNENEILTLLRKAAARGSNHGRFLLARKLMRRTHLQLPGEDWYQMLLLSHQHGHAQSSFELGAAHQHAPGYTFRDLDWKLAVEFYQAYLDAYKDVPPAMSHQEMHTAIHFICELYFKGGLGLKKDLRKCLETARPYLGICGVATAHAGRVLLHPDTPLGTTRQARIRGYACMLSARKSHYTISDHTLFIMRSRFSFTREEVAEAQKLSDSGFPTPDSKLLP
- a CDS encoding SDR family oxidoreductase; amino-acid sequence: MEQIKSLFDLTGHVAVVIGGTGNLCGSMGIAMARAGAEVVLVGRNPENAIDKLAAIDEFGGKSWFHKADVSQRQEIDDLLSTVLLRSGKVDVLVNGAGLGSGTPFLEITEDELDHLMAVNFKSVFNACQIFGQFFIDHHEPCSIINMGSMAGSMPVSGIFAYSAAKAAVHNLSKNLAREWAEHDIRVNTLVPGFFPSEQASRQGDETRALEILRHTPMSRFGTANELTGATLMLASNNAGSFITGTEIVIDGGFSAMTI
- a CDS encoding peptidylprolyl isomerase, whose translation is MTILNFILRFSLIPVTGLSLLSTAATAREVTGIAAKVNGRVITKNEVNYHLTPYRQQLDASMPRKGPQYSALLKKAKDEILDSLIERELILSEFRVKTNGDGKIPAHLIDQEIDRQVRELYNNNRNEFNKSLRQAGVTPAQHRRETEKKLVVQAMRSQQFKNAVPPLPNEVAAEYNKHKIKLRDTTGDALEYHKIYIPKTDPQNALVTAETQLQLAEDIVGKLEKGANFEELAKQHSKDAWAAEGGKVEKTKRTDLSPAFAAILMETPIGKVLGPLEDGRGYTIVRLDKKHYGPAPSLNKVRPEIEARVRARKNKAKHDRWMKRLRDNAMIEKKM